The window AATACGTAAAGGTGACCGCCAACGGCAACAGGAAGATTAAAGATATTGTCATCCTGAAAACAGAGGACAGGGCTGTTTTGGAAGGTAAATTGCAGAAGGCAATTAACGAGGCTCTAGAGAAGTCAGACAACCTGATGCAAAGTGAAATGATGGCAGTTACTAAAGGCGTGATGCCTGATATGCCGGGGATAGACGGATAAAGACATTTGTCGTTAGCTACTATGTTTCTTTCCCAAAACTTCTTCTAAGGCGCCTCCGATTTTAGGATATTCAAAAGTAAATCCGGTGGATAGAATTTTTTCTGCCGAACAGCGCTGACTGCAAAGCAACATACTGCTTAACTCGCCGAGTGCCAGTTCTACTAAAAACGAGGGGGCTGGAATCATGACGGCCTTTGATTTGGTCACCCGAAGAATTTCGCGGATGAGTTCTTTCATCAAAACCGAATGGGGAGCAGTGGTATTATAAGCACCGGAGACCTTTTTGTGCTCCATCGCA is drawn from Bacteroidota bacterium and contains these coding sequences:
- a CDS encoding YbaB/EbfC family nucleoid-associated protein; translation: MGFLDNMKQLMEMKQKMDEVKKRLDTIEVVSENEYVKVTANGNRKIKDIVILKTEDRAVLEGKLQKAINEALEKSDNLMQSEMMAVTKGVMPDMPGIDG